In Flavobacterium sp., a single window of DNA contains:
- a CDS encoding T9SS C-terminal target domain-containing protein has translation MRGFILFFFITVFSAYSQKLKPEYSVKLSDSIKETSGLTAFNNLLWTHNDDHDKTIYGLDSLGKIKKKIILENVVNHDWEEISQDSSFLYIGDFGNNYSGNRQDLNILKIEKKSFLEQHPVIEKISFQYADQTDFSAQNHNSTDFDCEAFIVSKDSIYLFTKQWKSSKTDIYVLPNVPGNHIAKFKNTLNTQGLVTGAAFVEEKKIIVLCGYSKTGKSFLYLLYDFKNDDFLSGNKQRIGLKLPFHQIEGIATKDGLHYFITNESLVRKPIINNPQQIHYLDLSSFLSSYFHK, from the coding sequence ATGCGCGGATTTATTTTATTCTTTTTTATAACTGTTTTTTCAGCTTACTCTCAAAAACTCAAACCAGAGTATTCTGTAAAATTAAGCGATTCTATTAAAGAAACTTCCGGTTTAACTGCTTTCAATAATTTGTTATGGACACACAATGATGATCATGACAAAACTATTTACGGTCTGGATTCTTTGGGAAAAATTAAAAAGAAAATTATTCTTGAAAATGTTGTAAATCATGACTGGGAAGAGATTTCGCAGGATAGTTCGTTTTTATATATTGGTGATTTTGGAAATAATTACAGCGGAAACAGACAGGATTTGAATATTCTGAAAATAGAAAAAAAATCATTTTTAGAACAACATCCGGTTATCGAAAAAATATCTTTTCAATATGCTGATCAAACTGATTTTTCAGCACAAAATCACAATTCGACCGATTTTGATTGTGAAGCTTTTATTGTTTCTAAAGACAGTATTTATTTGTTTACCAAACAATGGAAATCGTCTAAAACGGATATTTATGTTTTACCTAATGTTCCCGGAAATCATATTGCTAAATTTAAAAATACATTAAACACTCAGGGCTTAGTGACGGGCGCCGCTTTTGTAGAAGAAAAGAAAATTATTGTTCTCTGTGGCTATTCTAAAACCGGAAAATCGTTTCTTTATCTTTTATATGATTTTAAAAATGATGATTTTTTATCCGGAAATAAACAGCGAATTGGTCTCAAACTTCCCTTCCATCAAATTGAAGGAATTGCGACAAAAGACGGTCTTCATTATTTTATTACGAATGAATCTTTGGTTCGGAAACCTATTATAAATAATCCTCAGCAAATTCATTATTTAGATTTGAGTTCTTTTCTGAGTTCCTATTTTCATAAATAA